A stretch of DNA from Pseudomonadales bacterium:
TGTCGCCACCTGCGGGCACGGCACCCCTGTCGGACCCGGAGCCGGCACCTGCATCCACGAGCAGATTGATGTTGAACCGTTCCAGAAAACGGTCCAGATCCATTCCCGGCATGAATGGCATACCGGAACCGTGATTGCCGGTGTGCAGCAGTCTGTCGACGTTGTCGAGCACCTCCTCCTGCACTGCGTTCAGATACTGGCTGATCCGCTCGTAGGCCTGATAACGACCGCGCATCCGGGCCAGCAATCGCACAACCACCTGCTCCGCCGTCCTGCGCACCAGCTGGCGCTGATCCTCCACCAGTCGCTGGCGGAACTGGGGATAATCACGCAGTCGTTCGAGCAGGCGATTGGTCATTTTGTCGATCGCAGCCTGAATCTTCTGCCGCTCTTCATCATCGAGTGCGATGAAGGCTTCCTGATCCATGACTTTGCCATCGCGCACCGGCGCGAAGACAAACCCGTTCGGGGTGGGCAGCATCGTCAGACCTGCAGACTTGGCCTCTGCTTCAAGCGCTGCGGCATCTCTGGACTGGCGCTCCTGAAGTCCACTGCTGAGCTCCTGAACCTGCTGATGGAATTCATCCGAAGTCAGAGCGGCGGGGACCACCGTGCGGATACCGGCAACGAACTCCTGCATCTGCTGACGGAACAGTCGACCGAGACCTGCCGGCAGACGCACACTGTGAGGTCGCGCCGGATCCTCGAAGTTCTGCAGGTAGCACCAGTCATCGGGGGTTTCACCGCGCGCCGCCAGTGCTTCGAGACGATGGGTCACCAGCGCCCGCTTGTCCGTTGCAGGCGCGCCCAGTGCGTAAAGATTGTAGCCGGGAAACCGTATGCCCACCCCGAACTCCACAGCATCGCGGGCCCGCAACTGCGCCAGCGGCTCTGCCGTGGGAGTCAGATCGGCCGTGCTGGTAAAGGACAGCGTCGCTGGATCGACCTTGCGTAACAGAGCTTCGTGGGTGAGTTCGATTTCCATTCGGACCAGGCGCACCAGAGGGACATGGAAAGCCAACTTCTACACCAGCAGCTGGTGAACCAGCATCGTGGGATTCCCCGATGTCCTGCCCGCAACAGGAATCCGGCTCGATTTCGCGAGGAAATTCAGGCTCAACAGAAAGACGGGGTCAGGGGTGGGGTTCAGCCCGGCTCAGCCAGCGCCCACAGCCGTGCAGAATGCGTGCTCCGATGTGTGTAACGACGGTAGCTGCAAAAGGCTCGCCACTCATGGCGTCGTTACAGGCTCTGTCCGTGATCTCCACAACGACGGTCTCATCCCCACTTCGACCACGAATTACCCGTGGACCACCAGTCACTGATGGGCTCAATGCAGGCACTGGATCCATCTCGATCGACAGCAGCCGATCGCCATAGTCGAGTTCGAGATCCATCCGCCGCTCCCGGATCTCGATGGACCAGCCCGGCTCGTTGCCGACGCCGCGAAACAGCACGCCGGACAACCGGGCGTGCGCCCAGATCGACTGGTGCACATCGAGGCGACAACTAGTGTGAAGCTCACCTGCAACTTCGATCATGGCCTCATCACCCTTGACCCAGACCATCAGGTCATCCCCTTCGTAACGGCTGCCGCTGGCCGCACGAACCTGGCCGAGCACGAAATAACCGCCGCCCCACTCAGCCGGGAGCCAGAAGGCGAGTTCACCAGGGCCCACACGGGTGACCACGCTCAATGATTCACCGCGGTCGTCGCACTGGTAGACAAAGGTGTTCCGCCGGGCGCCAGAGGATACTGTCTCTGCAACGACCGGTACCATCGGCGAACAGGCTGGATCAGACGGTGGGCGGATCCGTTCCCCGGTGCAGCCGACGGCAGCGGCAAGAGGCGCGATCAGCAGCAGCAGAAGACGGAATCGAAACCCGGCAACAGCAGCAGGGTTATTCTTCAGAGTCGTCCCGGCTGTCTGTGAGATCTTCATAGGCTGCTACCGGATGGTCCATCTCGGTGTGACCGTTGTCCGGTTCACTGGGCAGCCCCTCCAGCGTCGGGGCTTCGACACCGATATGGTAAGCGGCGTATCCCGGCATCACGAACTGATTGAGCGCCATGCCGATGACGCGTCCGGAACTGGGCGAGCGAATGACCTGCTCGGCGTTGGTGATGGGATCCGTAACCGTGCCGAGCTGATCCCCGGCTTTCACCCGGCGGCCAAGTTTTACCTGACTCAGCAGAATGCCACCGTTGTCGGAACGCACCCACAGTGATCGATAGTATGTCGGTTCGGGATTGCCCCAGAAGCTGCGCCTGCCGTACATACCCATGTTGTCGAGCAGACCGAACAGGGCCTTCACGGAGTGCTCCACGGCAGCAGCATCCACCCGCAGGGGTTCTCCCGCTTCGAGGGTCACGGTGGGGATCCCGGCAATCACCGCAGCACCCCGTAAGGTGCCCGAACCAGCCCGGCTGTGCAGTATCACCGTGGAACCGAATCCCTTGGTGAGATTCACCACACCTTCAACTTCCAGGTTGGCGCGCAACTGGGGCAGGTTGGTGCGATGGAATGAGCCGGTATGCAGGTCCACCAGTGCGTTGCAGTGGCGCAGTACCTTCTCGAAAAAACTGTAGGCGATTCTCGATGCCGCACTGCCTCGGGGGTTGCCCGGGAAGAATCGGTTCAGGTCGCGTCGATCGGGCAGATAGCGGGAGTGCCGCTCAAATCCCTGCAGGTTCACGATCGGCACGCCGATCAACCTTCCGCTCAGTTTTGCAGGGTCTACCGAGTACATGAGCTGACGCACGGTCTCAATACCATTGAGTTCATCGCCATGCACGGCAGCGGTTACACAGAGCGTCGGCCCCGGTTCGGCCCCCTGGGCGACGAGCACCGGGGTGGGAATGGACGCACCATAGAGTGACTCACCCGCCCACCAGGTCATTCTCGACAGGGTGCCCGGCTCCAGATCGCCGAAACCCTGATCGATGGAAGTGCCGTCCTGGCGCAGCGAAGCTACATATTCGAGTTCAGGCATCGGCCCGCTCTCTCCGAGGGGTGCGCCATCGTCGGTCGGATCCGGAAGATCTTCGAAGTCTGCAGCGTGGGACCTGCGCAGCTGCAGCAGCGTCAGTTCGACCTCGTGGGAGGTTGTGCGGAGTTCATCCGCAGGCTGGTCCGTTCCGGACGGCTTTACCCGATAAGACACCCTGGGCGTCAGTACAGGCACAGGCACGGCCTCCACTGCAGCTTCCGGAGCAGCCACCACTTCGGTTTCCACCCCGGCCACCACTTCGGCTGCGGACCCACTCGCGGCGGCAGGCCCGCTCGAATCCACTGCGACATCCGGTGTGGTCAGCTGTTCGGAAACGGGCTCGCCCGCCGCCACCAGCGTGGCTGCGAATGCTTCGTTTGCCGTGTACTTGCGGGCGTCGTTGACCAGGAAGCCAATGACCAGAGACACACAAGCCACACCGATCAGACGTGCTGCAGAGTCCATACATCCGTATCTGGAATCATCCGGGCTGCGGCATTATAGGTTGCGTCGCCCGTTCTAATCGTCCTCACCGCGGGATAATGTGCCGCAGTTCCCTTTCAAGAGTTGAACCTGCGCAAGCTTACACTTCCGTAAGGTGTCGTGGCTATCCTGCTGGCCCGAATGATCTTTCTTCGGGGTGGAAGTCGGACCTGGTAGACCCTCATGGTGAGACGACGGGCGCTTTTCGTCCCCGTATTGCTCAGCGGGCCCGGTTGAAGCGTGCCCGTTTCTGACCGTCATTTACCCGGAGATGAAAGGCGCTCAGGGCACCCCGGCTGATGGTCACCCGATCCCCGACCTCGACCTGGATCCGGGATCTGTCCGACTGCTGCCAGACCTGGTCGTTCTCGAGGGTCAGCACCAGGCCACCCAGGGCATTGCGTTCGATCCGCACCACCGCACTGGTGATCTCACTGGTACTTTTATTGGACTGATGATGTTCGACACCGAAATCGGCTTCTTGCCGATTCCGGTCCGGGTCACCGGCGGCTGGATCCGGCACCGGTCGATCAGGCGACGATGGTTTCAGTGAAGTCTGCTTCAGATAAGCGTCATGCAGCCTGTCGTAACAGGCCAGCCGAGTCAGATCATCGGCTTGTGAACCACAGGCGAGCACTTCCGCCACCGGATCCTGCCCTGCCTGTGGTGTGCCTTGTGCCTGTAGAGTGCCAGTAAAGACCGTCGCCACGGCCACCATCACGCCGAAGTGTCTGGTACCCGAAAATGCTCTGCGCATGGAAATTCTCCAGAAAAAAAGCCGGTGGGTTACCCCACCGGCTTTGCGTCGAGTGACCCGACCCTTGCAGGACCGGGAATCGATGCTAGAACGCCACCTTCGCACGGACCCAGAGCTGACGTCCGACGACGTCATAGACACCAGGTGCGGTGTTGGCATTGAACGCACTGTGGAAGCGCGGTGGCTCCTCGTCAGTAAGGTTTTCAATGCCGATACTGCCAGTGAACTGATTCCAGGTGTAGTTGGCAATCAGGTCGTGATAGAGAATGCTCTCTGCCTTGGCATCATCGGTGATGTCAGACGGGCGCAGCAGGTCCTTGGACTCGTCGAACCAGCGCATGCGCCAGTCCAACGACCAGGCTTCCGCGCTCAGCCGCACGCTGGAATTCCAGCGCCACTCGGGATAGACGCCGAAACCATCATCATCACCAGCCGTGCCGACCAGATCGATCGTGCCGGATCCCGGGAAGGTTTCCTTGTACTTGTCCAGGTAGGTGCCCATGAATGAGACTTCAAGCAGATTGATCATGCCCCAGTCCACCGGACGGGAATAATCGATCGCGAAGTCGACACCGGAAGTTTCGACCTTACCGAGGTTGCCGAATTCAGCTTCTGCATCGGCCGGGAACGCATCATCGATACCCGTACCGGTGATGAAGAAACTACAGGCAATCGACGTGGACTGATCAGCGGCATTCAGACAGTTGCGGAGCAGACCATTGTAGTCTGGTGCATCGATATACTCATCGATCTCAATATTCCAGTAGTCGACACTTGCGCGGATGCCCTCTACAAACTCAGGCGTCCAGACCACACCGAAGGTGTAGGACGTGGACTCTTCCGGTTCCATGTCCGCCTGTGGGTTGAGAGTGTAGGCGGACTGAACCTGGAATCCGAGTTCAGATGCCGGACCGGGATCAACCCCGTTGGCAGCACAGTTAGCCTGAATGTTGGGCGTTGCATCACTACGGGTGTCGTAGAACTCGCAGGGGAATTCGACGATCGGGAAGGTCGTCGACTGGCCTGCCACAAGCTCCACCACATTGGGTGCGCGGAATCCTGTGGAGTAGGTCGTGCGGACCCGGAACGCTTCGTTGATCGCCCAGTTCACACCCAGTTTGTAGTTGGTCGTATCACCCACGGTGTCGTAGTCGGAGTAACGAACCGAGGCTTCAAGATCCAGCGCCTTGGCAAAGGGCTGATCCGCCAGCAGTGGGAACAGCAGTTCACCATAGATTTCGTCGACCGAGTACTTGCCATCCAGCGGATCCGCTGCTCCGCCCGTGGTCAAGCCACCGCCGATGAATTCATCGGGACTGAAAGAGGCCTTCTCTTCGCGATATTCATAGCCAGCCGCCCAGCCGATGGCACCGCCCTGGAGGTCACCGAATTCACCATTGACGTTGAGCAGGATGTTCTCGAGACGGTTCTTGTACTGATCTTTCAGCGAGTTCGCCATCAGATAGTCGATCTCAGCCGCGCTGATCGTGCCGAAAGGTCCGAAAGGGTTCAGCGCATTCTGGGGACCGGTTGCCGCAACACATGAAGGATCTGCGCTGCAGAGTGTGGGATCCACGATAGTCGCCCACTTGTCGAAACGATGGTAGAAGTTGGTCTCGCTGACGCTTTCACCTTCGGAGAAAACGTAGGCCAGTTCCCAGTTGATGGTTTCGTTGAAATCACCACGCAGACCAACCAGCATCCGATAGGAGTCGTTGGTCTGGCTGAACAGTCGGCCACCGGATTCCTCGAACCGCCGGTTCGTCTCGACCGGCTGTCCACTGATACCCCACGGATTGCTGGGCGTGTCACCAAAGGGATTGAAAGGGTTGGACGCGGGTACAACCGAGTTCCACATGCCGGTGCCTGCAAAATCGGGATCAACAGAAAATGATGCATCCGGGGCCAGGCGCTGGTGGGATGTTCGGCGGGTATAGGACATCTCACTGAACATGCTTACCGAACCAGAGCTGGAGGACGCGATCTCATAGTCACCCTGAGCGGCAATCTGCCAGCGTTCATGCGGTGTGATCAGCGCGTTGATCGGTGCATAGTTGTACGTATCTGACCCGGTGAACTCGCGAATCTGGCCGGTGGATGCATCGATGATGAACTGGCTTCCGACGCCCTGTGCCGCAAGAGAATCCAGACTCGCCTGATCGAATTCACGGCTGCGAATACGGCGACTGTTCCCGGATCCGAGGCCACTGGCCACGAAACTGCCGTTCGGCTGCAGCGTCGGCCAGAGCGCGTCTTCCGCCCAGCTGCGATCGCCCTGCAGCAGCTCATCCTGCTTGGCGTAGGTCAGGCTCAACTGAGCACCACCACGATCGTTGGAGACTCCCAGCAGAGCATTGATGCTCTTGGTGTCGGCGTCCCACTCCTCGGTACCCCAGCTGCCGTCTGCCGACAGTTCGATGCCTTCGAAGCGGTCCTTGGTAATGATGTTCACCACACCCGCCAGCGCATCGGAACCGTACACGGACGACGCACCATCCTTGAGCACTTCCACCCGATCGATCATCGGCATCGGAATGGTGTTCATATCCACTGCGCCGATATCGGATGAGCTGCCAATGAAACTGCCAGTCGTTCTGCGGCCGTTGATCAGTACCAGCGTACGCTTGAAGCCGAGACCGCGAAGATCCACGAACTTGCCGCCGTCACCGCCGTTATTGATGTTTGCACCTGCCTGCCAGCCCGAAAATGCCGGGAGACGCTTAAGGTATTCATCGACACTGATCACGCCGGTCTGAGCCATCTCTTCCGAGGTGACCACATCGACCGGGGAAGCGGCTTCAAAACCGGTGCGCGCGATACGCGATCCGGTTACCACAACCTCCTCGATGACCGCACCTTCCTGGGCGCTGAGGGAGCCGGCAAAGCCGATACCCAGCAGCGCACTCAGGGAGGTGATCAGCATCGACGAGAAACCAGGTTTCTTAGCCATAAATTGATCCTTTCCGTTATAAGGTTATTTGGTCAGGGCCAGGGCCCGTGGCCGGCATCCTAATCGCCTTGAAACAAAATGCAACACTTCCTGCAGGATAATTTCACTTTTTCTTCAGTATTGAAAAGAGAAAAAAGCTTTATTTGTCAATATGTTAAAGGAAGGAAAGACAATCCGAATCAATTTCAGCTGCGATTTTCGGATTACCGACCACCCTGATGTCCCGGCGCCTGCCACCCCTGCAGCCGGTTTCGGGGTCGGTGATCAGGGTGCCTTGAAGATAGGGGATGCGGAGACGGAGGCCGTTACTTCTGGCGCCGCACCCGGATGCTGGTACTCCCGGAGACCTTCTCGAGAAGAAAAGATCCGATACTCGCAGCGGAGATCCGCACCCGCTCACCAGGCTTCAGACGCAGCGACCGGCTGTCGATCTGGCGCCACAGCTGGCCGTTGTCGAGTTCGATGATCAACTCGCCATATGCGGTGCGCTGCACCACTGCAACTTCGGCTTCGATGAAGTCGAGCTGGGTTGAACCGATGACTTCCTTGACGAGATCCCGTGAGGCAGATTCTTCCCGGCCGAACATTTCAGTTGGTGTGAGAGACGTTGTCGGCCCGGTCGGTGCCGACGGGGTCGGTGCCGACGGGGTCGGTGTCGACGGGGTCGGTGTCGACGCGCTTGTGGGCTGATTAACGGTCGCTGATTGGGTCGGCGTCGCTTGAGCGGGTGCCGACGGGGTCGCAGTCAGTCGGTCCATCGCGCTGTCATAGCAGGCCAGTCGTGACTGGGCCTCCGCCATCGCCTGACACCGCAACAGCACATCCGGCACTTCCGCACCGGCAGGGAACACGGCGAGGCAGAGTAAAGCCGCAATCGCACATTTGAATCCCGGGTATTGCACTCTGCAGGTATCTGACATCTAAAACACCAAAAAAAAAGCCGGTGGGTCTTGCACCCACCGGCCCTTCATCAGAACGAGCGAACCAAAATCAGAAGTTCGCGCGCAGTCCGAGGTAGAACGCACGGCCGATGGCATCGTACATGCCTGCCATCGTTTCGGTACCGGTGTCGCTGTCCGACAGACCGGCAGAAATCAGCGGTGCTTTCGCATCGAACAGATTCTCTACGCCACCAAAGACTTCAATCTGTGTGCCGTAGACCTGTTGCGGAATCGTGTAGCGACCCGAGATATCGGAGTACACGACAGAACCCGTGGTGCAGTCGAGATCCAGATCGGAACAGTCCTGATCGTTGAGGTCGGTATCTTCGATCCGGCCTTTACCGATGTAGCGGACCTGCCACTGCAGCATCAGGTTGTCCAACTGATAACGGAAATTGGTGTTCCAGCGATGCTTGGGGTTGCCGACTTCACCGCGCTCGTTGTCCGGATCGGTACCCGGCAGGTTCACAATCTCGTACTGGTCGAGGTAGGTGTAGATGAATCCGATCGAGAAGACGCCGGGCATGCCGATATCGAAAGCCTGGGGTTCGAAGTCGAGATTGATCTCCACATCCAGACCCGCGGCGTCGATCGTACCCACGTTGGCGGTACCCGAGTTCACTTCATCCAGCGCGCCCTGCTGAGGGGTGCCGGAAGCATAGCGAACGATGTTGGCGCACAGCGGATTGTTCGGGAAACCCGGATCCGCGTAGCACAGATCGAGCACGTTGTTCTGGGTGACTGTGAAGATCGCATCGTCAATCTCGATATCCCACCAGTCGACGGTGGTGGACACATTCAGCCCTTCCGGCAGGAAGTCCGGGGTCCAGACCGCACCGAAGGTCCAGGAATCGGATTTCTCTTCGGTCAGATCCGGGTTGCCACCGAGGAAGCCGGTGGTGCCCTGCAGTTCAGGCTGGGTCAGGGTGAAAGAGCCGGTGTTGGCGATACGGGTTGCGATCGCAGGGATCGAACGGCAGTTGTCCGCGATCGTACCTGAGGTGGTTGCGGTCACGCCTGCGCAGGGGTCATTGACCTGTGCGAAGGTCTGGGTGCCCGGGTCGAACAGCTCATCGATGTTCGGTGCGCGTACTGCACGGGAGATCGATCCCCGCACCAGCACCTGCTCGATCGGAGCCAGTTCGAAGCGACCTTCCCAGGCCGTGGTGCTGCCGACCGTCGAGTAGTCGGAGAAGCGCACTGCGCCGCCGATACCGAAGTAATCGACGATGTTGTCGGCAAGCAACGGCACATTCAATTCAGCATAACCTTCGGT
This window harbors:
- a CDS encoding MliC family protein, producing the protein MKISQTAGTTLKNNPAAVAGFRFRLLLLLIAPLAAAVGCTGERIRPPSDPACSPMVPVVAETVSSGARRNTFVYQCDDRGESLSVVTRVGPGELAFWLPAEWGGGYFVLGQVRAASGSRYEGDDLMVWVKGDEAMIEVAGELHTSCRLDVHQSIWAHARLSGVLFRGVGNEPGWSIEIRERRMDLELDYGDRLLSIEMDPVPALSPSVTGGPRVIRGRSGDETVVVEITDRACNDAMSGEPFAATVVTHIGARILHGCGRWLSRAEPHP
- a CDS encoding succinylglutamate desuccinylase/aspartoacylase family protein gives rise to the protein MDSAARLIGVACVSLVIGFLVNDARKYTANEAFAATLVAAGEPVSEQLTTPDVAVDSSGPAAASGSAAEVVAGVETEVVAAPEAAVEAVPVPVLTPRVSYRVKPSGTDQPADELRTTSHEVELTLLQLRRSHAADFEDLPDPTDDGAPLGESGPMPELEYVASLRQDGTSIDQGFGDLEPGTLSRMTWWAGESLYGASIPTPVLVAQGAEPGPTLCVTAAVHGDELNGIETVRQLMYSVDPAKLSGRLIGVPIVNLQGFERHSRYLPDRRDLNRFFPGNPRGSAASRIAYSFFEKVLRHCNALVDLHTGSFHRTNLPQLRANLEVEGVVNLTKGFGSTVILHSRAGSGTLRGAAVIAGIPTVTLEAGEPLRVDAAAVEHSVKALFGLLDNMGMYGRRSFWGNPEPTYYRSLWVRSDNGGILLSQVKLGRRVKAGDQLGTVTDPITNAEQVIRSPSSGRVIGMALNQFVMPGYAAYHIGVEAPTLEGLPSEPDNGHTEMDHPVAAYEDLTDSRDDSEE
- a CDS encoding TonB-dependent receptor, which codes for MAKKPGFSSMLITSLSALLGIGFAGSLSAQEGAVIEEVVVTGSRIARTGFEAASPVDVVTSEEMAQTGVISVDEYLKRLPAFSGWQAGANINNGGDGGKFVDLRGLGFKRTLVLINGRRTTGSFIGSSSDIGAVDMNTIPMPMIDRVEVLKDGASSVYGSDALAGVVNIITKDRFEGIELSADGSWGTEEWDADTKSINALLGVSNDRGGAQLSLTYAKQDELLQGDRSWAEDALWPTLQPNGSFVASGLGSGNSRRIRSREFDQASLDSLAAQGVGSQFIIDASTGQIREFTGSDTYNYAPINALITPHERWQIAAQGDYEIASSSSGSVSMFSEMSYTRRTSHQRLAPDASFSVDPDFAGTGMWNSVVPASNPFNPFGDTPSNPWGISGQPVETNRRFEESGGRLFSQTNDSYRMLVGLRGDFNETINWELAYVFSEGESVSETNFYHRFDKWATIVDPTLCSADPSCVAATGPQNALNPFGPFGTISAAEIDYLMANSLKDQYKNRLENILLNVNGEFGDLQGGAIGWAAGYEYREEKASFSPDEFIGGGLTTGGAADPLDGKYSVDEIYGELLFPLLADQPFAKALDLEASVRYSDYDTVGDTTNYKLGVNWAINEAFRVRTTYSTGFRAPNVVELVAGQSTTFPIVEFPCEFYDTRSDATPNIQANCAANGVDPGPASELGFQVQSAYTLNPQADMEPEESTSYTFGVVWTPEFVEGIRASVDYWNIEIDEYIDAPDYNGLLRNCLNAADQSTSIACSFFITGTGIDDAFPADAEAEFGNLGKVETSGVDFAIDYSRPVDWGMINLLEVSFMGTYLDKYKETFPGSGTIDLVGTAGDDDGFGVYPEWRWNSSVRLSAEAWSLDWRMRWFDESKDLLRPSDITDDAKAESILYHDLIANYTWNQFTGSIGIENLTDEEPPRFHSAFNANTAPGVYDVVGRQLWVRAKVAF